From Desulfonatronum thioautotrophicum, a single genomic window includes:
- a CDS encoding type II toxin-antitoxin system HicA family toxin — protein sequence MKRKRFVQELEAAGCVFLRHGANHDLFMNPNNGRKAPVPRHREVKETLCDLIRKQLGLT from the coding sequence GTGAAACGCAAGCGCTTTGTCCAGGAATTGGAGGCTGCCGGTTGTGTATTTTTACGCCACGGGGCAAACCATGACCTGTTCATGAATCCAAACAACGGCCGCAAGGCGCCAGTGCCCCGCCACCGGGAAGTCAAGGAAACCCTCTGCGACTTGATACGGAAACAACTCGGATTGACCTGA
- a CDS encoding type II toxin-antitoxin system HicB family antitoxin → MQATLVYWEDDGWLVGKIKEIPGVFSQGETLDELKENIRDAYLLMMEDDAVEARDDQREMVVAL, encoded by the coding sequence ATGCAGGCAACCCTAGTATATTGGGAAGATGATGGCTGGCTGGTCGGCAAGATCAAGGAGATTCCCGGCGTATTCAGCCAGGGTGAAACCCTGGACGAGCTGAAAGAGAATATCCGTGACGCATATCTGCTCATGATGGAGGATGACGCCGTCGAGGCGCGGGACGACCAGCGGGAAATGGTTGTCGCGTTGTGA
- a CDS encoding UPF0175 family protein has protein sequence MEETLSIRVPDEVRRMLNRTHEEMGRDVRLYAALMLFHLGKLSSGAAASIAGVPRVMFLDHCAEYGIPVSQVTGAEVAGEIDAGNR, from the coding sequence ATGGAAGAGACACTGTCCATTCGCGTACCGGACGAGGTTCGCAGGATGCTGAACCGCACACACGAGGAAATGGGACGGGACGTTCGACTCTATGCGGCGTTGATGCTTTTTCATCTGGGAAAGCTCTCCTCCGGAGCCGCCGCGAGCATTGCCGGAGTTCCGCGGGTGATGTTCCTCGACCACTGCGCGGAATATGGGATTCCCGTCTCGCAGGTTACCGGAGCTGAAGTGGCTGGCGAAATTGATGCTGGAAACAGATAG
- a CDS encoding glycerate kinase family protein — MKIVVAPNAFKGCLSGTEAAEAIIAGIKRVPKPYRIAKMPIADGGDGLLDILSQRLPGAMETMDVHDPLFRNTRSDFFWSPGGRTALIEMAKASGLAMVAEKERDPDKTTSYGTGELIRRALDLGAETIYLGIGGSATVDGGMGIAAALGVKFLDQDQKELPPVGASLSQVRTIDRSQADPRLERARIEIICDVDNPLLGPNGAALVYGPQKGATPEQALALDAGMANLADIVERDAGKDIRTVSGSGAAGGVGGAMYGLFDAKIRPGIDVVLDLLDMESHVQEARLVITGEGQIDYQTAYGKAPAGIARLAKKHRVPCVALAGSIGKVTDELYDAGITAVISICCGPVSLHDAMCNGKTLLADSAEQVMRIYADFI, encoded by the coding sequence ATGAAAATCGTCGTCGCCCCCAACGCCTTCAAGGGTTGTCTGTCCGGAACCGAAGCCGCGGAGGCGATCATCGCGGGCATCAAACGGGTACCCAAACCGTATCGCATCGCGAAAATGCCCATTGCCGACGGAGGAGACGGCCTTTTGGACATTCTTTCCCAGCGGCTTCCCGGGGCCATGGAAACCATGGACGTCCATGATCCGCTGTTTCGAAATACCCGGTCCGATTTCTTTTGGTCTCCCGGCGGACGAACTGCCCTGATTGAAATGGCCAAGGCCTCGGGCCTGGCCATGGTGGCCGAGAAGGAGCGCGATCCGGACAAGACGACGTCCTATGGAACCGGGGAATTGATCCGCCGAGCCTTGGACCTCGGGGCCGAGACCATCTACCTGGGCATTGGCGGCAGCGCCACCGTGGACGGGGGCATGGGCATCGCCGCCGCACTGGGGGTGAAATTTCTCGACCAGGACCAAAAAGAATTGCCTCCTGTCGGCGCGTCTCTGTCCCAGGTGCGAACCATCGACCGCTCCCAGGCCGATCCGCGCCTGGAGCGGGCCCGGATTGAAATCATCTGCGACGTGGACAACCCTCTGCTCGGCCCCAACGGGGCCGCCCTGGTCTACGGCCCGCAAAAAGGCGCCACCCCCGAACAGGCCCTGGCCCTGGACGCCGGCATGGCCAACCTGGCCGACATCGTCGAGCGGGACGCAGGCAAGGATATCAGGACCGTTTCCGGCTCCGGGGCCGCAGGCGGGGTCGGCGGGGCCATGTACGGACTGTTCGACGCGAAAATCCGTCCCGGCATCGACGTGGTCCTGGACCTTCTGGACATGGAGTCCCACGTCCAGGAAGCCCGGCTGGTCATCACCGGGGAGGGACAAATCGACTACCAGACCGCCTACGGCAAGGCCCCCGCGGGTATCGCCAGGCTGGCGAAAAAACACCGCGTCCCCTGCGTCGCCCTGGCCGGAAGCATCGGCAAGGTCACGGACGAACTGTACGACGCGGGCATTACCGCGGTCATCTCCATCTGCTGCGGCCCGGTCTCCCTTCACGACGCCATGTGCAACGGCAAGACCCTCCTGGCGGACTCGGCGGAACAAGTCATGCGCATTTACGCTGATTTCATTTGA
- a CDS encoding TRAP transporter large permease gives MALLLFGSFLALMFLGVPVAIAIALASMFILIQDGIPLMLIVQRMFAGTDSFPLVAVPFFILAGDIMAKGQVSARLVDFADALLGFVRGGLSIVAVLAGMFFAAISGSGAATTAAIGSTLVPELKRKGYDTACSASLIAAAGTIGVVIPPSVPMILYAVMAQESVSRLFLNGFLPGMLMGGVLVVIALRQACARSYPHGAAFSARNILRTFWRAVWGLITPVIILGGIFSGVFTPSEAAVVAVNYALFASLLIYRDMSLKDIYRIMCRSIMTTGVIMFLIATSAIMSWVLANYGIPALIAETVLGLSTNLYVILFLVTLVILLTGIFVETASALIILTPVFLPLIRQLEVSLIHFGLIMVMGLAIGMITPPVAINLYVASSISGLSIERITRSIIPYMLGLLLVFWLVVYLPLFLPVLF, from the coding sequence ATGGCCCTGTTGCTCTTCGGCTCGTTTCTGGCCCTGATGTTTCTCGGGGTGCCCGTGGCCATCGCCATCGCCCTGGCCTCGATGTTCATCCTGATCCAGGACGGCATCCCCCTGATGCTCATTGTCCAGCGGATGTTCGCCGGGACGGACAGCTTCCCGCTGGTGGCCGTGCCGTTCTTCATTCTGGCCGGGGACATCATGGCCAAGGGCCAGGTCTCGGCCCGGCTGGTGGATTTTGCCGATGCTTTGCTGGGATTTGTCCGCGGTGGATTGTCCATCGTCGCGGTGCTGGCCGGGATGTTCTTCGCGGCCATCTCCGGATCCGGAGCCGCCACCACCGCGGCCATCGGCTCCACCCTGGTCCCGGAACTCAAGCGCAAGGGCTACGACACGGCCTGCTCCGCCTCGCTCATCGCCGCCGCCGGAACCATCGGCGTAGTCATTCCGCCCTCCGTGCCCATGATCCTCTACGCGGTCATGGCCCAGGAATCCGTGAGCCGCCTGTTCCTGAACGGATTCCTGCCGGGAATGCTCATGGGCGGAGTACTCGTCGTCATTGCCCTGCGCCAGGCCTGCGCCCGCTCCTACCCTCACGGAGCGGCCTTTTCCGCACGCAATATCCTGCGAACCTTTTGGCGCGCCGTGTGGGGGCTGATCACTCCGGTGATCATTCTCGGCGGGATATTTTCCGGCGTGTTCACCCCGTCCGAGGCCGCCGTGGTTGCCGTGAACTACGCCCTGTTCGCTTCCCTGCTGATCTATCGGGACATGTCCCTGAAGGATATCTACCGGATCATGTGCCGCTCGATCATGACCACCGGGGTGATCATGTTTCTCATCGCCACATCCGCGATCATGAGCTGGGTTCTGGCCAACTACGGCATTCCGGCCCTGATCGCCGAAACCGTGCTGGGCCTGTCCACGAACCTCTACGTGATCCTGTTCCTGGTCACGTTGGTCATCCTCTTGACCGGAATTTTCGTGGAAACCGCCTCGGCCCTGATCATCCTCACCCCGGTTTTCCTGCCCCTGATCCGCCAACTGGAAGTCAGCCTGATCCACTTCGGCCTGATCATGGTCATGGGGCTGGCCATCGGGATGATCACCCCGCCCGTGGCCATCAACCTCTACGTGGCCTCGTCCATTTCCGGCCTGTCCATCGAGCGGATCACCCGCTCCATCATCCCCTACATGCTCGGACTGCTCCTGGTGTTCTGGCTGGTGGTCTACCTGCCGTTGTTCCTGCCGGTGCTGTTCTGA
- a CDS encoding TRAP transporter small permease, with translation MPSNNRSGRVSPSSLQEKLIHGVGAASGLVDAVVGVLAFCALTGMLVIITLQIVFRVFFQALPWSEELSRYLLVWTTFLGATMAYRRGIHIAVTFLVDSMPALLRRLVRIIAVLASLIFFGTAMFYAVRYMQLQSFQVTASLRLPMPYVYAVMPVAFGVMILHGLHALLLELFPKHRPSAVNVTIRHQPNPVHPPADPSASVVNRTSGSCRGCGD, from the coding sequence ATGCCATCCAATAACCGTTCCGGACGGGTATCGCCGTCCTCGCTTCAAGAAAAGCTGATCCACGGCGTCGGCGCGGCCTCCGGCCTCGTTGACGCCGTGGTCGGCGTTCTGGCCTTTTGCGCCCTGACCGGGATGTTGGTGATCATCACCCTGCAGATCGTCTTCCGGGTCTTTTTCCAGGCCCTGCCCTGGTCCGAGGAATTGTCCCGCTACCTGCTGGTCTGGACAACCTTTCTCGGAGCGACCATGGCCTACCGCCGGGGCATACACATCGCCGTGACCTTCCTGGTGGATTCCATGCCCGCGCTTCTGCGCCGCCTGGTGCGTATCATCGCCGTTTTGGCATCCCTGATATTTTTCGGAACAGCCATGTTCTATGCGGTACGCTACATGCAGCTGCAATCCTTTCAGGTCACGGCCTCACTGCGTTTGCCCATGCCCTATGTCTACGCCGTGATGCCCGTGGCCTTTGGGGTAATGATTCTCCACGGCCTGCACGCCCTGCTCCTGGAACTCTTCCCGAAGCATCGCCCGTCTGCCGTGAACGTGACCATCCGTCACCAGCCAAACCCGGTGCATCCCCCGGCTGATCCCTCCGCGTCGGTTGTCAATCGGACTTCCGGCTCCTGCCGCGGGTGCGGCGACTGA